Part of the Panulirus ornatus isolate Po-2019 chromosome 28, ASM3632096v1, whole genome shotgun sequence genome, ATCCTGACTCAGTGATTCAGATGACGGCCATAATGTATGGGTTGTCCTGGTTAACTTAGACATAAACACAGACGAGCTATGCGTCATAAGATGCTCAGATTTGTCCAGATGTCAGTGAAAGACGGTCTGGTTATCCTGTATGCACATTGCCCTTTATGTATCCGAGAAGAGAGACATGAGGATGGCGTAGCGAAGAGAAGGTTAGGAAAGTTATTTTCTCGGAACAAAAACCAGAAGAAAGTCTCTTGTTCTTGGTTGGGTTGGCAGGGGCGTCACCAGGCACCAGGGCGTGCGACACGACCCTCGCGTTCAGCAGAGGCTGGTGCGCTACTGACAGCTGCTGAGTCAAGTTCCTACGACAAGCTTTGTGAGGTGAGGATGAAGTGAAGGTAGTTCCACTTCTTACCGATGGTttatgaggtggatgaggaaggtCGTCTACCTCCTGCCGGCGTCACTCATGACCTTAGGGATGCCCAGGAGGGAGTTGATCAGTTCGGCGTTGCGCTTCTGGGGTCCTACGGCCGGGTATCCTGCAGGACCGCGAGCCACACGCAGGATCTGCGCCGCAAGTCCTGCCACCACCTGGCGGAGGAGACAGAGGCGGGAGTTAccagtgggagagggggggggggatagaggaAGAAGATGGCATGTGGGTCCCCTCCTTACGAGTGAAAAGATAAGCAGGACCCACCTCACTACCCACCATACCAGCAGcaggcaccactcactacccaccagGACCCACCTCACTACCCACCAGGACCCACCTCACTACCCACCAAGACCCACTCACTACCCACCAGGAACCAACTCACTACTCACCAGACCAGCAGGACCCACTCACTACCCACCAAGACCCACCTCACTGCCCACCAGGAACCCCTCATTACTCACCAGACTAGCAGGCCCCACTCAACCCACCAAGACCCACCTCACTACCCACCAGGACCCACCTCACTACCCACCAGGACCCACCTCACGTTCAGGGTACTTCAGCTCCTGTGCCTGGGTCAGGGCGGCAGCCATtgccagcatcaccagcatcactagGGCCACGGCGCTGCGCATCCTGCAACATAAGCATTACTCCATCAGCATATATACCATCTAGACAACATAAGCATTACTCCATCAGCATATATACCCATCTAGACAACATAAGCATTACTCCATCAGCATATATACCCATCTAGACAACATAAGCATTACTCCATCAGCATATATACCCATCTAGACAACATAAGCATTACTCCATCAGCATATGTACCCATCTAGACAACATAAGCATTACTCCATCAGCATATATACCCATCTAGACAACATAAGCATTACTCCATCAGCATATATACCCATCTAGACAACATAAGCATTACTCCATCAGCATATATACCCATCTAGACAACATAGGCATTACTCCACTCAGCATATATACCCATCTAGACAACATAGGCATTACTCCACTCAGCATAGTACTGATGACACAAGACTCGTATTCCACAAACTCACACGAGTAAGAAACTTGTCTCAATTCTAGAAATATCGAAGTTGATAAGAATTTAGGGAGGACACATCTAGGGTCACGTTGTGGGGCGTGAGTCACAGTTTTATGCTATGGAGAACATGGACGTTATAATCTTGTTCGCCAGGTTTGGTCATCACCACAGCTACTGTAAGACCAGCGcagatgatgaggaggaaatATCCACCTCACTGGTCCACATCTAACACCTCCTGATGATAGTACAAGTGCAATTACTTTCTGTTATACTTTACCGATGATATGACGGAGAAAATTACTTTCCGTTATACTTTCCTGATAATGTTTCGCTGTAAATTAATTTCGTTTATACTTTCCACATTATGCTTGTGTTATGGGATGACTTCATAAGCCTAGGAGAAGTGCCTACTTTAGGGACACTTGGCCAGTGTCCTGGGATGGTCTCACAGCACCGAGGACAGTGCCCACATCAGGGACACTTGGCCAGTGCCCTGGGATGGTCTCACAGCACCGAGGACAGTGCCCACATCAGGGACACTTGGCCAGTGTCCTGGGATGGTCTCACAGCACCGAGGACACAAGGTCTCACAAGGTCGGTCATACCACAAGCGTTGTGCACTGGACACCCTGAAGTGATCTTGTGACGTCCTTACCATCGCAGGTGTAACTTTACCACCTGGGGTCAGTCTCAGGGCCACAACACCAGCTGAGACCACCTGGAAGCTTCCAGTCTCATGGCCACAACACCAACTGAGACCACTTGGAAGCTTCCAGTTTCATGGCCACAACACCAGCTGAGACCACCTGGAAGCTTCCAGTCTCATGGCCACAACACCAGCTGAGACCACCTGGAAGCTTCCAGTCTCATGGCCACAACACCAGCTGAGACCTCCTGGAAGCTTCCAGTCTCAGGGCTGTGGTGTTGATGTACTATAATGTGAGTGTAAAcccaggtgtgtgggcgagtgatgCCATCTTGTGGCGTGAATGTGAGTTGCAGCTCTCCGTCCTCAGTTGCCTGTCTGAGTAGCTGGGTGTAGATGACGAGGCGTTGAAGTTTTATGTTGGAGTATTACCTTATGCTGGTTGGGTCAGAGTATGCCCAGCAGCGCTAGTATACAGACCTCCACGTGCACCTGTGAAACCTGTCTTTCCTTAAGTCGTCAGACTTGGCGTACTTCTGGAACAAAGACAGCTTTAAGATCCTCCAGACTTCCATGCCAGGTGAGGTCATGTTCACCAAGACAATAGTCTCTCCCGCTGCTGGAGGAAAGACAAAAAGACAAAATTGCTTATAGATAATGTGTTTGCTTTATGACACAATATCAGTAAGACTAATAATGATGTTAGAGGCTGGAACTGATGATATTAACATAGGTTGTTAGATTGAACGAAAGAAACTAATATCACATGACTGATCAGCAATGATCAGACCCGTGACGTATGAATGGTGACACCAGATGATGTTCCCCAACTGACGTACGTACGTGAGGGTGTGTGTAGACAGGAGGACGGTGAGGGACTGATAGCGACAGCCGTTGGCCACCGCGATATATATGGACGTCGGCCGCCCTCCTGCGCAGCCTCCCAGGCGCAGCTTGCATCACTCACCAGACGACAAGTGAACCATTGACCCTCCCACTCATTTATACCATAACCTTCCAAATTATTTCCTTGTGGTTATGGAATTCAATGATTTCAGAAATGATCGTCCATACCTGAACCAATCACAGGTATGTCTCATTAGGGAGTGATCGTTCACTGATAACAGGAGGATAATGACGCGCTGTTATCACTAATCATGATTCAGCTTTACCTTACAGTAAAGCCTGACCATCACTACAGCTGTCGAGTTGATACTCTTtcctaactccatcttggatgactctaacaccctccacccctgatgctcctctgacTGATCCTATGCCTcatcccgtaatctcttttcagactgttcGAGAAGAACTTgtttctctgaacacaagcaaggcttatggtcctgatggcttcCCTCCCCGTGTACTGGAGGAGCTGGCCTCCCAACATGTACCTGTGCTTAGcttggtggaccgcccaacaccggtccatcctcagccctggtggaccgcccaacatcGGTCCATCCTAatccctggtggaccgcccaacaccggtccatcctcagccctggtggaccgcccagcaccggtccatcctcagccctggtggaccgcccaacatcGGTCCATCCTAatccctggtggaccgcccaacaccggtccatcctcagccctggtggaccgcccaacaccggtccatcctcagccctggtggaccgcccaacaccggtccatcctcagccctggtggaccgcccaacaccggtccatcctcagccctggtggaccgcccaacaccggtccatcctcagccctggtggaccgcccaacaccggtccatcctcagccctggtggaccgcccaacaccggtccatcctcagccctggtggaccgcccaacaccggtccatcctcagccctggtggaccgcccaacaccggtccatcctcagccctggtggaccgcccaacaccggtccatcctcagccctggtggaccgcccaacaccggtccatcctcagccctggtggaccgcccaacaccggtccatcctcagccctggtggaccgcccaacaccggtccatcctcagccctggtggaccgcccaacatcGGTCCATCCTAatccctggtggaccgcccaacaccggtccatcctcagccctggtggaccgcccaacaccggtccatcctcagccctggtggaccgcccaacaccggtccatcctcagccctggtggaccgcccaacaccggtccatcctcagccctggtggaccgcccaacaccggtccatcctcagccctggtggaccgcccaacaccggtccatcctcagccctggtggaccgcccaacaccggtccatcctcagccctggtggaccgcccaacaccggtccatcctcagccctggtggaccgcccaacatcGGTCCATCCTAatccctggtggaccgcccaacatcGGTCCATCCTAatccctggtggaccgcccaacaccggtccatcctcagccctggtggaccgcccaacaccggtccatcctcagccctggtggaccgcccaacaccggtccatcctcagccctggtggaccgcccaacaccggtccatcctcagccctggtggaccgcccaacaccggtccatcctcagccctggtggaccgcccaacaccggtccatcctcagccctggtggaccgcccaacaccggtccatcctcagccctggtggaccgcccaacaccggtccatcctcagccctggtggaccgcccaacaccggtccatcctcagccctggtggaccgcccaacaccggtccatcctcagccctggtggaccgcccaacatcGGTCCATCCTAatccctggtggaccgcccaacaccggtccatcctcagccctggtggaccgcccaacatcGGTCCATCCTAatccctggtggaccgcccaacaccggtccatcctcagccctggtggaccgcccaacaccggtccatcctcagccctggtggaccgcccaacaccggtccatcctcagccctggtggaccgcccaacaccggtccatcctcagccctggtggaccgcccaacaccggtccatcctcagccctggtggaccgcccaacaccggtccatcctcagccctggtggaccgcccaacaccggtccatcctcagccctggtggaccgcccaacaccggtccatcctcagccctggtggaccgcccaacaccggtccatcctcagccctggtggaccgcccaacaccggtccatcctcagccctggtggaccgcccaacaccggtccatcctcagccctggtggaccgcccaacaccggtccatcctcagccctggtggaccgcccaacaccggtccatcctcagccctggtggaccgcccaacaccggtccatcctcagccctggtggaccgcccaacaccggtccatcctcagccctggtggaccgcccaacaccggtccatcctcagccctggtggaccgcccaacaccggtccatcctcagccctggtggaccgcccaacaccggtccatcctcagccctggtggaccgcccaacaccggtccatcctcagccctggtggaccgcccaacaccggtccatcctcagccctggtggaccgcccaacaccggtccatcctcagccctggtggaccgcccaacaccggtccatcctcagccctggtggaccgcccaacaccggtccatcctcagccctggtggaccgcccaacaccggtccatcctcagccctggtggaccgcccaacaccggtccatcctcagccctggtggaccgcccaacaccggtccatcctcagccctggtggaccgcccaacaccggtccatcctcagccctggtggaccgcccaacaccggtccatcctcagccctggtggaccgcccaacaccggtccatcctcagccctggtggaccgcccaacaccggtccatcctcagccctggtggaccgcccaacaccggtccatcctcagccctggtggaccgcccaacaccggtccatcctcagccctggtggaccgcccaacaccggtccatcctcagccctggtggaccgcccaacaccggtccatcctcagccctggtggaccgcccaacaccggtccatcctcagccctggtggaccgcccaacaccggtccatcctcagccctggtggaccgcccaacaccggtccatcctcagccctggtggaccgcccaacaccggtccatcctcagccctggtggaccgcccaacaccggtccatcctcagccctggtggaccgcccaacaccggtccatcctcagccctggtggaccgcccaacaccggtccatcctcagccctggtggaccgcccaacaccggtccatcctcagccctggtggaccgcccaacatcGGTCCATCCTAatccctggtggaccgcccaacaccggtccatcctcagccctggtggaccgcccaacaccggtccatcctcagccctggtggaccgcccaacaccggtccatcctcagccctggtggaccgcccaacaccggtccatcctcagccctggtggaccgcccaacaccggtccatcctcagccctggtgg contains:
- the LOC139757737 gene encoding pigment-dispersing hormone type 1-like yields the protein MRSAVALVMLVMLAMAAALTQAQELKYPEREVVAGLAAQILRVARGPAGYPAVGPQKRNAELINSLLGIPKVMSDAGRR